From Chlorocebus sabaeus isolate Y175 chromosome 15, mChlSab1.0.hap1, whole genome shotgun sequence, the proteins below share one genomic window:
- the LOC103221037 gene encoding heterogeneous nuclear ribonucleoprotein A1-like: MSKLESPKESEQLRKIFIGGLSFETTDESLRSHFEQRGSLTDCVVMRDPNTKCSRGFGFVTYATVDEVDAAMNARPRKVDGRTVKPKRAVSREDSQRPGAHLTVKKKFAGGIKEDTEEHHLRDYFEQCGKIEVIEIMTDQGSGKKRDFAFITFDNHDSVDKTVIQKYHTVNGHNYEARKALSKQEMASASSSQRGRSGSGYFGGGRGGDFGGNGNFGGGGNFSGYGGFGGSHGGGGYGGSGDGHNGFGNDGSNFGGGTSYNDFVNYDNQSSHFGPMKGGNFGGGSSGPYGGGGQYLAKPRNQGGYDSSSSSSSYGSGRRF, encoded by the coding sequence ATGTCTAAGTTAGAGTCTCCTAAAGAATCCGAACAGCTGAGGAAGATCTTCATTGGAGGGTTGAGCTTTGAAACAACCGATGAGAGCCTGAGGAGCCATTTTGAGCAACGGGGATCGCTCACGGACTGTGTGGTAATGAGAGATCCAAACACCAAGTGCTCCAGGGgctttgggtttgtcacatatgccaCTGTGGACGAGGTGGATGCAGCCATGAATGCAAGGCCACGCAAGGTAGATGGAAGAACTGTGAAACCAAAGAGAGCTGTCTCAAGAGAAGATTCTCAAAGACCAGGTGCACACTtaactgtgaaaaagaaatttgctggtggcattaaagaagacacagaagaaCATCACCTAAGAGATTATTTTGAACAGTGTGGGAAAATTGAAGTGATTGAAATCATGACTGACCAAGGCAGTGGCAAGAAAAGGGACTTTGCCTTTATAACCTTTGACAACCATGACTCCGTGGATAAGACTGTCATTCAGAAATACCATACTGTGAATGGCCATAACTATGAAGCTAGGAAAGCTTTGTCAAAGCAAGAGATGGCTAGTGCTTCATCCAGCCAAAGAGGTCGAAGTGGTTCTGGATACTTTGGTGGTGGTCGTGGAGGTGATTTTGGTGGGAATGGCAACTTTGGTGGTGGAGGAAACTTCAGTGGTTATGGTGGCTTTGGTGGCAGCCATGGTGGTGGTGGATATGGTGGCAGCGGGGATGGCCATAATGGATTTGGTAATgatggaagcaattttggaggtGGTACAAGCTACAATGATTTTGTCAATTATGACAATCAGTCTTCACATTTTGGACCCATGAAGGGAGGAAACTTTGGAGGCGGAAGCTCTGGCCCCTATGGTGGTGGAGGCCAATACTTGGCCAAACCACGAAACCAAGGTGGCTATGACAgttccagcagcagcagtagctatggcagtggcagaagattttaa
- the CCR8 gene encoding C-C chemokine receptor type 8 produces MDYTLDPSMTTMTDYYYPDSLSSPCDGELIQRNDKLLLAVFYCLLFVFSLLGNSLVILVLVVCKKLRNITDIYLLNLALSDLLFVFSFPFQTYYQLDQWVFGTVMCKVVSGFYYLGFYSSMFFITLMSVDRYLAVVHAVYAIKVRTIRMGTTLSLAVWLTAIMATIPLLVFYQVASEDGVLQCYSFYNQQTLKWKIFTNFEMNILGLLIPFTIFMFCYIKILHQLKRCQNHNKTKAIRLVLIVVIASLLFWVPFNVVLFLTSLHSMHILDGCSISQQLNYATHVTEIISFTHCCVNPVIYAFVGEKFKKHLSEIFQKSCSHIFIYLGRQMPRESCEKSSSCQQHSSRSSSIDYIL; encoded by the coding sequence ATGGATTATACACTTGACCCCAGCATGACAACAATGACCGACTACTACTACCCTGATAGCCTCTCAAGCCCCTGTGATGGGGAACTTATCCAGAGAAACGACAAGTTGCTCCTTGCTGTCTTTTATTGCCTCCTGTTTGTATTCAGTCTTCTGGGAAACAGCCTGGTCATCCTGGTCCTTGTGGTCTGCAAGAAGCTGAGGAACATCACAGACATATACCTCTTGAACCTAGCCCTGTCTGACCTGCTTTttgtcttctccttcccctttcagACCTACTATCAGCTGGATCAGTGGGTGTTTGGGACTGTAATGTGCAAAGTGGTGTCTGGCTTTTATTACCTTGGCTTCTACAGCAGCATGTTTTTCATCACCCTCATGAGTGTGGACAGGTACCTGGCTGTTGTCCATGCCGTGTATGCCATAAAAGTGAGGACGATCAGGATGGGCACAACCCTGAGCCTGGCAGTATGGCTAACTGCCATTATGGCTACCATCCCATTGCTAGTGTTTTACCAAGTGGCCTCTGAAGATGGTGTTCTACAGTGTTATTCATTTTACAATCAACAGACTTTGAAGTGGAAGATCTTCACCAACTTTGAAATGAACATTTTAGGCTTGTTGATCCCATTCACCATCTTTATGTTCTGCTACATTAAAATCTTGCACCAGCTGAAGAGGtgtcaaaaccacaacaagaccAAGGCCATCAGGTTGGTGCTCATTGTGGTCATTGCATCTTTACTTTTCTGGGTCCCATTCAACGTGGTTCTTTTCCTCACTTCCTTGCACAGTATGCACATCTTGGATGGATGTAGCATAAGTCAACAACTGAATTATGCCACCCATGTCACAGAAATCATTTCCTTTACTCACTGCTGTGTGAACCCTGTTATCTATGCTTTTGTAGGGGAGAAGTTCAAGAAACACCTCtcagaaatatttcagaaaagttGCAGCCATATCTTCATCTACCTAGGAAGACAAATGCCTAGGGAGAGCTGTGAAAAGTCATCATCCTGCCAGCAGCACTCCTCCCGTTCCTCCAGCATAGACTACATTTTGTGA